The Ignavibacteriales bacterium sequence ACCTTTATTTTTCATTTTCTCTTATTCAGTTGCCACTCGTAATGAGTGTGCTGATTTAATAATTATATTTACTAGTAAATTTTCATCACCATTAATCTTCGTTTTTCGAAAAAGTTGTTATAATAAAACTTGACCTGATTATTTTTTCTTTCTAAAGAGAAGCCAGCCGATAAAGACACCAACAACGAGGGTAGCAATGGTGGGGAACCACCTCCAGTTGTTGCCGCTCATCCAACCGTTTTCATGCATACCTTCATTCATTCCGCCATCCATAAGTGTTCCGCTGCCGAAATACAAAAAGAGCACTGCTATAACTACCAGCGCTATGACTAAGTATCTATTATTTAATTTATCCATTTGATTTATCTCCATTGAATAATTGATATTGCTTATCATGAATGTTTCCGTAGAGTTACTTCAAAGCGCAATCTTAATCGTTTAAGGTATGTTGGAGACATTCCAAAAATTGAATTATTATTATTCTCATGATGATCAACAACCCACGTTGCAACAAAATAACCTAGCGCAGCTCTAGTAAAAGCATCTGTTACCCAGTGCTGACCCTGATATACTCTTGAAATTAAAATGAGCTCTGCCGGTAAGTAAACAAGCGTTTTCCAATCAGGCGACTTAATATTTCTTGAAAGCACAGTTGAAAGTATAAACGCGGCTGTAGAGTAACCACTTGGTAGTGTTTTGTTGTCTTGATTAAAAATAGGTGAATATATTCCTTCCCACATTCGGCTAAATACAATAGGGGCACTTTTGTAATATCTTTGATCTTTTAAAACAGTATCGCAAATTGGTTGATCTGCAGTTTCCATCATTAAAAATGTTGCCGTACTTACAACGCCTAATTTTAACCAATCACTTCCATCCCAGTTAATCGGTTGTTTGATGAAGTCGCCAGTTTCTCTAAAGAACTGAGGAAAAGCATATCCAAATTGTCCAAAGAGAGAAGATCCAGATATGATGATTAGAAAGAGTGATAAATAAATTTTGCGTTTCATTCCGCAAACTTTATTTATAAATGAAAAGTAAATCCAGACCATTTAAATCTTCAAAAAGATTCGAATCTTTATTTTAATTAGTAAATGAATGCCTAAAGCAATAGTATCTCTTGAATCTTACTTTATGTTATACATGTTCAGTTAATTGTGCAATCAATCAAAAGGATGAAAAAGGGACTACATCTTTTGTTTAGTTCACGTAAAGGATTTACTACCAAATTATTCTGATCGCAGATTTTTGTTAAGCCGAGACATAAGGACCTATCAATATTCTATCATTTCAAGGATTTTGTAATTCAATTTCTTAAAAGATGGACTTGAATATTTTTTTGAATAGATAGAAAAAATTTAAGCTTAGCAATAAAATGGTTACAACATTTGAAAAAGTAGTGATCATAAGCAAAAAACGATTTATTATGGTTATGGAAGAAAGTTGTGTCTTTGATTTGAAGATACCAAGACAAAAATAGAGTAAAGACTTAGGCGTGATAAATTTTACAATT is a genomic window containing:
- a CDS encoding phosphatase PAP2 family protein; amino-acid sequence: MKRKIYLSLFLIIISGSSLFGQFGYAFPQFFRETGDFIKQPINWDGSDWLKLGVVSTATFLMMETADQPICDTVLKDQRYYKSAPIVFSRMWEGIYSPIFNQDNKTLPSGYSTAAFILSTVLSRNIKSPDWKTLVYLPAELILISRVYQGQHWVTDAFTRAALGYFVATWVVDHHENNNNSIFGMSPTYLKRLRLRFEVTLRKHS